Proteins found in one Homalodisca vitripennis isolate AUS2020 chromosome 4, UT_GWSS_2.1, whole genome shotgun sequence genomic segment:
- the LOC124360413 gene encoding probable low affinity copper uptake protein 2 gives MHNSFWFDFHIEDFLFQGLNINTVSGLLLLCLALTGLAVTFEALKVFQTGIKSALLFPKFSANASSSHDDTTLLGDFSGNIGRRKIYYFIEVSLYMIQVILGYLLMLSVMTYNGYVAMAILFGFAVGYALFGQTLIERRLKSIQFKIPCNHCLGSERKASADITVLDEEASSSSRIQADNLPEILD, from the exons ATGCATAACTCTTTTTGGTTTGATTTCCACATCGAAGACTTTTTATTTCAAGGATTGAATATTAACACTGTTTCAG GGCTATTGCTGCTTTGTTTGGCGCTAACCGGATTGGCTGTTACATTTGAGGCATTGAAAGTTTTCCAGACAGGAATAAAATCTGCTCTACTTTTTCCTAAATTTAGTGCAAATGCATCCAGTTCGCATGATGACACAACCTTGCTAGGAGATTTTTCAGGAAATATCGGAAGAAG gaaaatatattattttatagaagtcAGTCTCTACATGATTCAAGTGATACTAGGCTACTTGTTAATGCTCTCTGTAATGACATATAATGGATATGTGGCGATGGCAATATTGTTTGGATTTGCTGTTGGTTATGCTCTGTTCGGACAAACGCTGATTGAAAGAAgattaaaaagtatacaatttaaaataccttGCAATCATTGTCTTGGGAGTGAAA gaaaggCAAGTGCTGACATAACTGTACTTGATGAAGAGGCAAGTTCCAGTTCCAGGATTCAAGCTGATAATCTGCCAGAAATTCTAGATTAA